Proteins encoded within one genomic window of bacterium:
- a CDS encoding response regulator, protein MIQSIIEGIRAVASERGIEVWIDIAPRVPSSGRFDHKNVRIALGELLSYLLYLSSGGSVGALVYGRGPREVVVEVLQNGIGITSTDFERLSYEAKHPLNRARAAARRLGSDVVYELSHRSSGIYRFRFAVEPSTPLQTEGPHKWALCTQPPLAGRVLLIERDGQNRRLLRRLMEDLGIAVSVADSALGAIDRALFGGFDLVLMGLDTPDVNPYGTSRVLRRTGLDKPIVGLSNKSTPEIREKIDRAGFDGALIRPIDRLTLIELASRYLPKRQRNSS, encoded by the coding sequence TTGATTCAGAGCATCATCGAAGGAATCCGCGCCGTTGCTTCCGAGCGCGGAATCGAGGTCTGGATCGATATCGCGCCCAGGGTTCCGAGCAGTGGGCGTTTCGATCACAAGAACGTACGCATCGCCCTCGGCGAACTCCTGTCGTACCTGCTGTATCTGTCGAGTGGCGGCAGCGTGGGTGCGCTGGTGTACGGACGTGGCCCCCGTGAAGTCGTGGTCGAAGTCCTGCAGAACGGTATAGGCATAACATCGACGGACTTCGAGCGTCTGAGCTATGAGGCAAAGCACCCGTTGAACCGCGCTCGTGCCGCAGCGCGGAGACTCGGCTCCGACGTCGTCTATGAACTCTCACATCGCTCGAGTGGCATCTATCGCTTCCGCTTCGCCGTCGAGCCGAGCACGCCGTTGCAAACGGAAGGCCCGCATAAGTGGGCGCTCTGCACACAGCCTCCACTGGCAGGTCGAGTCCTGTTGATCGAACGCGATGGCCAGAACCGACGCTTGTTGCGGCGACTGATGGAGGATCTCGGTATTGCCGTCAGTGTCGCGGATAGTGCCCTGGGTGCCATTGATCGCGCGCTTTTCGGCGGCTTCGACCTTGTCTTGATGGGACTGGATACTCCTGACGTGAATCCGTACGGAACCTCACGCGTGTTGCGACGCACGGGTTTAGACAAACCGATCGTGGGACTGTCGAATAAGTCGACACCGGAGATTCGCGAGAAAATCGACCGAGCCGGATTCGACGGCGCGCTGATCCGCCCAATCGATCGCCTGACCTTGATCGAGCTGGCTTCCCGCTACTTGCCCAAGCGCCAGCGCAATAGTTCCTAG
- a CDS encoding DUF1931 domain-containing protein — protein MAARKKAKKKVARKKSSAPEAMIISKSRVKAAVKKCNVGSEFYGALEDEVRQLIKTAEERAIGNGRKTLRPYDV, from the coding sequence ATGGCAGCCAGGAAAAAGGCCAAGAAGAAGGTGGCGCGCAAGAAGAGCAGCGCCCCGGAAGCAATGATCATTTCGAAGAGCCGTGTGAAGGCCGCCGTGAAGAAGTGCAACGTCGGTAGCGAGTTCTATGGCGCGCTCGAAGATGAGGTCCGCCAGCTCATCAAGACTGCTGAAGAACGAGCAATCGGCAACGGCCGAAAGACGCTTCGTCCATACGACGTCTGA
- a CDS encoding NADPH:quinone oxidoreductase family protein: protein MRAVVVDHWIEPSQLQVHEIPEPVPGVGQVVVDVHSAGCNFFDILIIAGKYQVKPEFPFSPGGEFAGVISAFGPGTSGFCVGDRVYGHVPYGAYAQKLAVSAEFLRRIPEDASYDSAAAIPIVYPTSYAALVPRAQLRETETLLVHAAAGGVGLAAVQIGKALGARVIATAGGREKLEIARRAGADLAIDYREEDWVAAVREATDGRGADVIYDPVGGDIFDGSLRCIAWNGRLLVIGFASGTIPSAKANRILLKNISVVGVHWSAYHDNQPEAVGPVFEGLERMLASGSIRPLIFGTYTLEQLPEALEALGSRATWGKLIIHP, encoded by the coding sequence ATGCGCGCCGTCGTGGTCGATCACTGGATCGAGCCCAGCCAGCTGCAGGTCCACGAGATTCCGGAACCGGTGCCCGGCGTCGGCCAGGTCGTGGTCGATGTGCATTCTGCGGGCTGCAACTTCTTCGACATCCTGATCATCGCGGGCAAATACCAGGTCAAGCCCGAATTCCCCTTCAGCCCCGGTGGTGAATTTGCCGGTGTGATCAGCGCTTTCGGCCCGGGTACGAGCGGCTTCTGCGTCGGCGACCGGGTCTACGGGCACGTACCCTATGGCGCCTACGCGCAGAAGTTGGCGGTTTCTGCGGAGTTCCTGCGACGGATCCCCGAGGACGCGAGCTACGACAGCGCAGCAGCCATCCCGATCGTCTACCCCACTTCGTATGCCGCGCTCGTTCCCCGAGCGCAATTGCGTGAGACTGAGACTCTGTTGGTGCATGCCGCCGCCGGTGGTGTGGGTCTGGCAGCCGTGCAGATCGGCAAGGCGCTCGGCGCCCGTGTGATCGCGACGGCCGGTGGCCGTGAGAAACTGGAGATCGCCCGGCGCGCGGGTGCGGATCTGGCGATCGACTATCGCGAGGAAGACTGGGTGGCGGCCGTTCGGGAAGCAACCGACGGGCGCGGGGCCGACGTGATCTACGACCCGGTCGGAGGCGATATCTTCGACGGATCGCTCCGGTGCATCGCCTGGAACGGCCGTCTACTCGTGATTGGCTTCGCAAGCGGGACGATCCCCAGCGCAAAGGCAAATCGCATCCTGTTGAAGAACATCTCAGTGGTCGGTGTGCACTGGAGCGCATACCACGACAATCAGCCGGAAGCGGTCGGACCGGTCTTCGAAGGGCTCGAGCGCATGCTCGCCTCGGGTTCAATCCGTCCGCTGATCTTCGGCACCTACACTCTCGAGCAACTGCCCGAGGCCCTCGAAGCCCTGGGCTCGCGCGCTACCTGGGGAAAGCTCATCATCCACCCATGA